The Glycine soja cultivar W05 chromosome 6, ASM419377v2, whole genome shotgun sequence genome has a window encoding:
- the LOC114415122 gene encoding D-amino-acid transaminase, chloroplastic-like isoform X1, producing MKAVTNCNQSGCLAYSRTEISDVPLLSCSEAMEKLKSFREKVKGKQQFLAMYSSIFGGITTDPAAMVIPMDDHMVHRGHGVFDTTAIIDGYLYELDQHLDRFIRSASTAKINPPYDRGTIRGILIQTVSASKCRNGTLRYWLSAGPGDFDLSPSGCHKSCLYAITIQDLSPINFRGVKVVTSNVPIKPPQFATTKSVNYLPNVLSKMEAEELGAFVGIWLDSDGFVAEGPSMNVAFVTKEKELVMPLCDKILSGCTAKRVLTLAESLVREGKLCGIRMKNVSVEEGKNADEMMLLGSGIMVRSVVQWDEQIIGCGKEGPITQTLLNLVVEDMKSTLPAVGTPVPY from the exons ATGAAGGCAGTGACAAATTGCAATCAATCTGGATGCTTGGCTT ATTCTAGAACTGAAATATCTGATGTTCCACTTTTGTCTTGTTCAGAG GCTAtggaaaaactaaaatcattcaGAGAAAAGGTAAAGGGCAAGCAGCAATTCCTTGCTATGTATTCTAGCATTTTTGGTGGGATAACAACAGACCCAGCTGCTATGGTTATTCCCATGGATGACCACATGGTCCACAGGGGCCATGGTGTCTTTGATACTACAGCAATAATAGACGG ATACCTCTACGAGCTGGATCAACACCTTGACCGCTTTATAAGGTCAGCATCCACAGCCAAAATAAACCCCCCATATGATCGTGGAACCATAAGAGGAATACTTATCCAAACCGTGAGTGCTTCAAAATGCAGAAACGGAACACTACGTTATTGGCTCTCAGCGGGACCAGGAGATTTCGACCTATCTCCCTCTGGCTGCCACAAATCGTGTCTTTACGCAATCACAATACAGGATTTGTCACCAATCAACTTCAGAGGAGTTAAAGTTGTGACCTCAAATGTTCCCATTAAGCCTCCTCAGTTTGCAACCACCAAGAGTGTGAATTATCTTCCGAACGTGCTCTCCAAGATGGAGGCTGAGGAACTTGGTGCGTTTGTGGGCATTTGGCTTGATAGTGATGGGTTTGTTGCTGAAGGGCCTAGCATGAACGTGGCTTTTGTCACCAAAGAGAAGGAACTTGTGATGCCTCTATGTGACAAAATTCTAAGTGGCTGCACGGCTAAGAGGGTTTTAACCCTTGCTGAGTCTTTGGTTAGGGAAGGTAAGCTTTGTgggataagaatgaaaaatgtgAGCGTGGAGGAAGGGAAGAATGCAGATGAAATGATGCTTCTTGGCAGTGGAATTATGGTTCGCTCTGTAGTGCAGTGGGATGAGCAGATAATTGGATGTG GTAAAGAAGGCCCTATAACCCAGACTCTACTGAATCTAGTTGTTGAGGACATGAAATCCACCCTGCCAGCTGTTGGCACACCTGTTCCTTATTGA
- the LOC114415121 gene encoding uncharacterized protein LOC114415121, translating to MAIIGDALRQAFMPKREYESLREEDKAWGKLQRPVTVASVAVIVLAIVVSTVISLKIVFPSSDGRRAFCVDRRLQSIQLGMKGGPDSDLFPGAFYLTDQEIADYYWMVVFIPSMIVFALSVVYLVAGMAVAYSAPNRHGCLKVVENNYCASRRGGVRCLSILNLIFAIVFGGLALFLGSSLLTMMSNCSKPLFWCYEIACWGLVVLYGGTAFFLRRKAATILDEGNFSGRNLGLEMLEASPLEVTPEVERRVNEGFKAWMGPSLLSSDEEDEPNSYDEAPHSARTNSNRQRL from the exons ATGGCGATCATCGGCGATGCGCTTCGCCAGGCGTTCATGCCGAAGCGCGAGTACGAGAGCCTCAGAGAAGAAGACAAGGCGTGGGGTAAGCTTCAGAGACCCGTAACGGTGGCTTCCGTGGCCGTCATCGTGCTCGCAATCGTCGTGTCCACTGTTATCAGTTTGAAAATCGTGTTTCCGAGTAGCGATGGAAGAAGAGCGTTCTGCGTCGATCGAAGGCTTCAATCCATACAGTTAGGTATGAAAGGTGGTCCCGATTCGGATCTGTTCCCTGGCGCTTTTTATCTTACGGACCAGGAGATTGCTGATTATTACTGGATGGTTGTGTTTATTCCCTCCATGATCGTTTTCGCGCTCTCCGTTGTGTATCTCGTTGCTG GCATGGCTGTTGCATATTCTGCTCCAAATAGGCATGGATGCTTGAAGgtggttgaaaataattattgtgcTTCAAGACGGG GCGGTGTTCGCTGTCTATCCATCTTAAACCTTATCTTTGCCATCGTCTTTGGTGGTCTTGCCTTGTTTCTTGGTTCAAGCCTCTTGACAATGATGAGCAACTGTTCTAAACCTCTGTTTTGGTGCTATGAAATTGCATGTTGGGGACTGGTTGTTCTATATGGTGGCACTGCCTTCTTCTTGAGGAGAAAGGCAGCCACAATTCTTGATGAGGGAAATTTTAGTGGTCGAAATCTAGGGCTGGAAATGCTGGAAGCAAGCCCCCTGGAAGTCACACCAGAGGTGGAAAGGCGTGTTAATGAAGGGTTTAAGGCATGGATGGGTCCATCCCTTCTTTCTTCTGATGAAGAAGACGAACCTAACAGCTATGATGAGGCACCTCATTCAGCACGTACTAACTCAAACAGGCAAAGACTCTGA
- the LOC114415122 gene encoding D-amino-acid transaminase, chloroplastic-like isoform X2, with product MKAVTNCNQSGCLAYSRTEISDVPLLSCSEAMEKLKSFREKVKGKQQFLAMYSSIFGGITTDPAAMVIPMDDHMVHRGHGVFDTTAIIDGYLYELDQHLDRFIRNGTLRYWLSAGPGDFDLSPSGCHKSCLYAITIQDLSPINFRGVKVVTSNVPIKPPQFATTKSVNYLPNVLSKMEAEELGAFVGIWLDSDGFVAEGPSMNVAFVTKEKELVMPLCDKILSGCTAKRVLTLAESLVREGKLCGIRMKNVSVEEGKNADEMMLLGSGIMVRSVVQWDEQIIGCGKEGPITQTLLNLVVEDMKSTLPAVGTPVPY from the exons ATGAAGGCAGTGACAAATTGCAATCAATCTGGATGCTTGGCTT ATTCTAGAACTGAAATATCTGATGTTCCACTTTTGTCTTGTTCAGAG GCTAtggaaaaactaaaatcattcaGAGAAAAGGTAAAGGGCAAGCAGCAATTCCTTGCTATGTATTCTAGCATTTTTGGTGGGATAACAACAGACCCAGCTGCTATGGTTATTCCCATGGATGACCACATGGTCCACAGGGGCCATGGTGTCTTTGATACTACAGCAATAATAGACGG ATACCTCTACGAGCTGGATCAACACCTTGACCGCTTTATAAG AAACGGAACACTACGTTATTGGCTCTCAGCGGGACCAGGAGATTTCGACCTATCTCCCTCTGGCTGCCACAAATCGTGTCTTTACGCAATCACAATACAGGATTTGTCACCAATCAACTTCAGAGGAGTTAAAGTTGTGACCTCAAATGTTCCCATTAAGCCTCCTCAGTTTGCAACCACCAAGAGTGTGAATTATCTTCCGAACGTGCTCTCCAAGATGGAGGCTGAGGAACTTGGTGCGTTTGTGGGCATTTGGCTTGATAGTGATGGGTTTGTTGCTGAAGGGCCTAGCATGAACGTGGCTTTTGTCACCAAAGAGAAGGAACTTGTGATGCCTCTATGTGACAAAATTCTAAGTGGCTGCACGGCTAAGAGGGTTTTAACCCTTGCTGAGTCTTTGGTTAGGGAAGGTAAGCTTTGTgggataagaatgaaaaatgtgAGCGTGGAGGAAGGGAAGAATGCAGATGAAATGATGCTTCTTGGCAGTGGAATTATGGTTCGCTCTGTAGTGCAGTGGGATGAGCAGATAATTGGATGTG GTAAAGAAGGCCCTATAACCCAGACTCTACTGAATCTAGTTGTTGAGGACATGAAATCCACCCTGCCAGCTGTTGGCACACCTGTTCCTTATTGA
- the LOC114415120 gene encoding eukaryotic translation initiation factor 3 subunit L-like, whose product MANQDFEERQQQQQPQELGYDPNFVPDSVKSFVVHLYRHIREKNVYEIHQMYESSFQTLSERLFKDTPWPSVDAVAHYVDNDHVFCLLYREMWFRHLYARLTPTLRQRIDSWDNYCSLFQVVLHGVVNMQLPNQWLWDMVDEFVYQFQSFCQYRAKMKNKTEQEIALLRQFDQAWNVFGVLNFLQALVEKSAIIQILEQEKEGLEQFTATDGYDYNGGSNVLKVLGYFSMVGLLRVHCLLGDYHTGLKCLLPIDITQQGVYTSVIGSHITTIYHYGFANLMLRRYVEAIREFNKILLYIFKTKQYHQKSPQYEQILKKNEQMYALLAISLSLCPQSRLVDETVNSQLREKYGEKMVRMQRYDDEAFAIYDELFSYACPKFITPSAPSFEEPLVNYNQDAYRLQLKLFLYEAKQQQLLSGVRTFLKVYSTISLTKLASYMEVDEPTLRTILMTYKHKTHAVDSDGKITSNADLDFYINDDTIHVMESKPAKRYGDYFLRQIVKLEGVINEMDGIKLE is encoded by the exons ATGGCGAACCAAGACTTCGAAGAGCGccaacagcagcaacaaccgCAGGAGCTAGGGTACGACCCGAACTTCGTCCCCGACTCGGTAAAATCCTTCGTGGTCCACCTCTACCGCCACATCCGCGAGAAGAACGTGTACGAGATCCACCAGATGTACGAGAGCTCCTTCCAGACCCTCTCGGAGCGTCTCTTCAAAGACACCCCCTGGCCCTCCGTGGACGCCGTCGCTCACTACGTCGACAACGACCACGTCTTCTGCCTCCTCTACCGCGAGATGTGGTTCCGCCACCTCTACGCCCGCCTCACTCCCACGCTCCGGCAGCGCATCGACTCGTGGGACAACTACTGCAGCCTCTTCCAGGTCGTCCTCCACGGCGTCGTCAACATGCAGCTCCCCAACCAGTGGCTATGGGACATGGTCGATGAGTTCGTCTACCAGTTCCAGAGCTTCTGCCAGTACAGGGCcaagatgaagaacaagacCGAACAGGAAATTGCACTCCTGCGACAGTTCGACCAGGCGTGGAATGTTTTCGGTGTTCTCAACTTCCTCCAGGCGCTGGTGGAGAAGAGTGCTATTATTCAGATTCTGGAGCAGGAGAAGGAGGGGCTTGAGCAGTTTACCGCGACTGATGGGTATGATTACAACGGGGGGAGTAATGTGCTAAAGGTGTTAGGGTATTTTAGTATGGTGGGGTTGCTTAGGGTTCATTGTTTGTTGGGGGATTATCATACTGGGCTCAAGTGCTTGCTTCCTATTGATATTACTCAGCAAGGGGTTTATACTAGTGTTATTGGGAGTCACATCACCACTATTTATCACTATGGTTTCGCCAATCTCATGCTCCGCAg ATATGTGGAAGCAATTCGTGAATTTAACAAAATTCTCTTGTACATCTTTAAGACAAAGCAGTATCATCAGAAATCACCCCAATATGAGCAGATACTGaagaaaaatgaacaaatgtatGCCTTGCTGGCAATTAGCCTTTCACTCTGCCCCCAAAGCAGGCTTGTTGATGAAACTGTGAACTCTCAGTTACGTGAGAAGTATGGTGAAAAGATGGTTAGAATGCAGAGATATGATGATGAGGCATTTGCTATCTATGATGAGCTCTTCTCGTATGCATGCCCCAAGTTCATTACCCCTTCAGCACCTAGTTTTGAGGAGCCTCTTGTAAATTACAATCAG GATGCCTATAGACTTCAGTTGAAACTGTTCCTTTATGAAGCAAAGCAACAACAGTTGCTATCAGGTGTCCGGACCTTCTTGAAAGTGTATTCAACAATCTCCCTCACAAAACTTGCAAGTTACATGGAAGTGGATGAACCCACCTTAAG GACTATCTTGATGACATACAAGCACAAGACACATGCTGTTGATAGTGATGGGAAAATTACATCCAATGCCGATTTAGATTTCTATATTAATGAT GACACAATTCATGTTATGGAGTCTAAGCCTGCCAAACGTTATGGGGATTACTTTTTGCGTCAGATTGTCAAG CTTGAAGGGGTGATCAATGAGATGGACGGTATAAAGCTAGAGTGA